A genome region from Bacteroides stercoris ATCC 43183 includes the following:
- a CDS encoding lipopolysaccharide biosynthesis protein, with translation MSESRLHKSYLNARVNVFFYLVTLFISFFSRKIFLEKLGADFVGLTSTMQNLLGFLNLAELGIGASIGYVLYKPIFDGNRDRIKEIVSVLAYLYRNVGLLILGAGLLLACFLPYIFADAGIRLGVIYFAYFAFLTSALISYFVNYRQTLLGADQRNYVVTVYFQTANIVKILLQIALVCYVGSLYLWIAIELTFGILYSFILNWKINRVYPWLKCSVSEGRLKYPENRIIVRKARQMFVHKLAGMGRTQLLPFLVYAFTSLKLVAYYGNYMLLLTKLNQFVDNFLGSTGAGVGSLIAEGDMKRIQQVFWELSSLRFLIASFLTFALYHLMDPFITVWLGEEYILPRSVLIVILTNFFISQFRGTNDQFIFGYGLFHDTWAPVATLAITVAVALAGGYLWGLPGVLLGDIASSITVISIWKPYFLYKEGFKMSVKSYWKNIFRYLLLAVLAWGLTDAVLCFLPLAEPSRGYGMWIVYALVSSLVFLLILCSSFYCCSAGMRSLVKRLRRK, from the coding sequence ATGTCAGAATCCCGCCTCCATAAAAGCTATCTGAATGCGCGTGTCAATGTATTCTTTTACCTTGTCACCCTTTTCATCTCCTTTTTCTCCAGGAAGATATTTCTTGAGAAACTGGGGGCGGACTTTGTCGGGCTGACGAGTACGATGCAGAACCTGCTTGGATTTCTCAATCTGGCGGAGCTGGGCATCGGAGCTTCCATCGGCTATGTGCTTTACAAACCGATTTTCGACGGAAATCGGGACAGGATAAAGGAGATTGTCTCGGTACTGGCTTATCTCTATCGTAACGTAGGACTGCTGATTTTGGGTGCGGGACTGCTTTTGGCCTGCTTCCTGCCCTATATATTCGCCGATGCCGGCATTCGCCTTGGAGTAATCTATTTTGCTTATTTTGCATTTTTGACTTCCGCTCTCATCAGTTATTTTGTTAATTATCGGCAAACCCTGCTGGGCGCCGACCAGCGCAACTATGTAGTCACTGTTTATTTTCAAACGGCCAATATCGTCAAGATTCTCCTGCAAATAGCATTGGTATGCTACGTGGGCAGTCTTTATCTGTGGATAGCCATTGAACTGACATTCGGCATTTTGTATTCGTTCATACTGAACTGGAAGATAAACCGGGTATATCCGTGGCTGAAGTGCAGTGTGTCGGAAGGCAGACTGAAATATCCGGAGAATAGGATTATTGTGCGTAAAGCCCGTCAGATGTTTGTGCATAAGCTGGCGGGAATGGGCAGAACGCAGCTTTTGCCTTTTCTGGTCTACGCATTTACTTCATTGAAACTGGTGGCGTATTACGGTAACTATATGCTGCTGCTCACCAAGCTGAATCAGTTTGTCGATAACTTTCTGGGCAGTACCGGCGCAGGGGTGGGCAGTCTGATAGCCGAGGGGGATATGAAGCGTATCCAGCAGGTATTTTGGGAGTTAAGCTCATTGCGCTTTTTGATAGCCTCGTTTCTGACGTTCGCGTTGTATCATCTGATGGACCCGTTCATTACGGTGTGGCTGGGCGAGGAGTACATACTGCCCCGTTCCGTCTTGATTGTGATTCTTACCAACTTCTTTATCAGTCAGTTCAGGGGTACGAACGACCAGTTCATTTTCGGTTACGGACTGTTTCACGACACATGGGCGCCGGTTGCCACACTGGCGATAACAGTAGCGGTGGCATTGGCAGGCGGCTATTTGTGGGGACTTCCGGGAGTATTGCTGGGAGATATAGCCAGTTCGATAACCGTTATCAGTATCTGGAAGCCTTACTTCCTTTACAAAGAGGGGTTTAAAATGTCCGTGAAGTCATATTGGAAAAATATATTCCGGTATCTGCTGCTTGCCGTTCTTGCATGGGGGCTGACGGATGCGGTACTTTGTTTCCTTCCGTTGGCGGAGCCGTCCCGGGGATATGGCATGTGGATTGTATATGCGCTGGTCTCCTCTCTGGTATTTCTGCTGATATTGTGCAGCAGCTTCTATTGCTGTTCGGCAGGGATGCGTTCGCTGGTGAAGCGTTTGCGGCGTAAATAG
- a CDS encoding glycosyltransferase family 2 protein, which produces MKALVSIITVNYNGLRDTCEMIDSFRNHETYPHYEIIVVDNGSRLPEAEEIQERYRSNLVPDGSLSGSPASDNPASFPPVKVVRNINNGFAGGNNAGLKAAGGDYLFFINNDTLIKEPVLDALVRRMECDPQRNGGVSPMLKFAACPDILQYAGFTPLSSLTLRNTSIGFMQQDGPRFRTPCETASLHGAAMMVSRQALQDAGPMSEIYFLFYEELDWSAQLRKAGYRLWYEPTAVVYHKESMTAKRGSPMREFYLSRARVLFARRNLQGIRKYLSCTYLCILAAPKKAAVYLLHGQGTLAKATLCGTYRGMFVQYR; this is translated from the coding sequence ATGAAAGCGCTTGTTTCCATCATCACCGTCAACTATAACGGGTTGCGCGATACCTGCGAAATGATAGACTCTTTCCGCAACCACGAAACCTATCCGCACTACGAAATCATCGTTGTGGACAATGGTTCGCGCCTGCCCGAAGCGGAAGAAATACAGGAACGATACAGGAGTAACCTCGTACCGGACGGCTCCTTATCAGGCAGCCCTGCATCGGACAACCCCGCCTCCTTTCCTCCGGTCAAAGTGGTGCGGAACATCAACAACGGATTTGCCGGCGGCAACAATGCCGGACTGAAAGCCGCCGGAGGAGATTATCTCTTTTTCATCAACAACGACACCCTCATCAAAGAACCGGTACTGGATGCGTTGGTACGACGCATGGAGTGCGACCCGCAACGTAACGGCGGCGTATCGCCCATGTTGAAATTCGCTGCTTGTCCGGACATCCTGCAATATGCAGGCTTCACTCCTCTAAGTTCCCTTACACTGCGCAACACATCCATCGGATTCATGCAACAGGACGGCCCGCGCTTCCGTACTCCCTGCGAAACCGCCTCATTGCACGGAGCCGCCATGATGGTAAGCCGGCAGGCGCTACAGGATGCAGGCCCCATGAGCGAAATATATTTCCTTTTTTACGAAGAGCTGGACTGGTCTGCACAGCTTAGGAAAGCCGGTTACCGCCTATGGTACGAACCTACTGCCGTAGTCTACCACAAAGAGAGCATGACGGCGAAGCGAGGCAGTCCGATGCGGGAGTTCTACCTGTCGCGCGCCCGCGTGCTCTTCGCCCGCCGGAATCTGCAAGGCATCAGGAAATACCTGTCTTGCACCTACCTCTGCATCCTCGCCGCTCCTAAAAAAGCGGCCGTATATCTGCTGCACGGACAAGGCACACTTGCCAAGGCAACGCTATGCGGCACTTATCGGGGAATGTTCGTTCAGTACCGATAA
- a CDS encoding glycosyltransferase → MPEVSVIIPIYNTAAYLRKALDSICGQTLKELEIILIDDGSTDGSRGIIEEYAKRDARIRWYAQPNQGLSVARNRGLLHATGKYIYFMDSDDILDTQALRRCHDLCEKRELDFIFFDAKPLTESADSQNIPNYDRKGKIDESVHSGMEMLDYELSNRLFLTPVYLCMVNRLFLKKCFTCFHPGIIHEDHSFTMMIYLNAQRTCYVPEAFFGRRIRPHSIMTSRFGMRNIEGYTTVCTQMQALGQEHPEWKTLIRKYLSYTLNDVIWAGHRMSLLEKTETACRFRRLRLGKYVSFRNWAVFWLKKK, encoded by the coding sequence ATGCCCGAAGTTTCCGTTATCATCCCCATATACAACACGGCTGCCTACCTGCGCAAGGCGCTGGACAGCATTTGCGGCCAGACCCTGAAAGAACTGGAGATAATCCTTATCGACGACGGCTCTACCGACGGAAGCCGCGGCATCATCGAAGAATACGCGAAACGCGACGCAAGAATCCGGTGGTACGCGCAGCCCAACCAGGGATTATCCGTTGCACGCAACCGAGGATTGCTGCATGCTACCGGCAAGTACATATATTTTATGGACAGTGACGACATATTGGATACGCAAGCCCTCCGGCGCTGCCATGATTTGTGCGAGAAAAGAGAACTGGACTTCATCTTCTTCGATGCAAAACCGCTGACGGAGTCGGCTGACAGCCAGAATATTCCCAATTATGACAGAAAAGGGAAAATAGACGAATCCGTACATTCCGGCATGGAAATGCTGGATTATGAGCTGAGCAACCGCCTGTTCCTCACTCCCGTTTACCTGTGCATGGTCAATCGCCTGTTCCTGAAAAAATGCTTCACTTGCTTTCATCCCGGCATTATCCACGAAGACCATTCTTTCACTATGATGATTTATCTGAATGCACAAAGAACGTGCTACGTTCCCGAGGCTTTCTTCGGGCGAAGGATACGTCCCCACTCCATTATGACCAGTCGCTTCGGAATGCGCAACATCGAGGGATACACCACCGTATGTACCCAAATGCAGGCACTCGGGCAAGAACATCCCGAATGGAAAACGCTCATCCGCAAATACCTGTCCTACACCCTGAACGATGTAATCTGGGCGGGACACCGGATGTCGCTGCTTGAAAAAACAGAAACCGCCTGCCGCTTCAGACGCCTGCGGCTCGGAAAATATGTAAGCTTCAGAAACTGGGCTGTATTCTGGCTGAAGAAAAAATAG
- a CDS encoding glycosyltransferase family 1 protein yields MKTLFLVFYGFQEYNGISKKIRYQADALRLCGTDVRTCHYEVGNDGSRKWMIDEDVLADLGKGIPAKIKKRLSFAPILQYVRREGIQCVYIRSYHNANPFTIHFVRMLKKQGVRVLLEIPTYPYDHEYSSGMEKVQLYTDKLFRHAFCRYVDFIVTFSSDDRIFGRPTIRISNGIDFARIPLRSPRHGTSKELHLIGAAEIHFWHGFDRLLKGLGAYYGNNPEYKVYFHLIGKPSGRREEKDIATLIRRYCLQPFVTLYGAKHGEELDALFNRADFAIGSLARHRSGIYNIKTLKNREYAARGFGFVYSETDDDFDRMPYTLKVPADESPVSIPALIEFFQHMTVTPREIRDSIRHLSWEEQMKKVYEQIVRIKK; encoded by the coding sequence ATGAAAACCCTTTTTCTTGTCTTTTACGGATTTCAGGAATACAACGGTATCAGTAAGAAAATCAGATACCAGGCGGACGCCCTCAGGCTATGCGGGACAGATGTACGCACCTGCCACTACGAGGTTGGCAACGACGGCAGCCGGAAGTGGATGATAGACGAAGATGTGCTTGCCGATTTGGGCAAAGGAATACCCGCCAAAATAAAAAAACGGCTGTCGTTCGCCCCTATCCTGCAATACGTTCGCCGGGAAGGCATACAATGCGTATATATCCGCTCCTATCACAACGCCAACCCCTTTACCATACACTTCGTGAGGATGCTGAAAAAGCAGGGTGTAAGAGTGCTGCTGGAGATACCCACATATCCCTATGACCACGAATATTCTTCCGGCATGGAGAAAGTACAGTTGTACACGGACAAGCTGTTCCGCCATGCGTTCTGCAGGTACGTCGATTTCATTGTAACCTTCTCCAGCGATGACCGGATATTCGGTCGCCCCACCATCCGCATATCCAACGGAATAGATTTCGCCCGCATCCCCCTGCGCTCTCCCCGGCACGGCACGAGCAAGGAACTCCACCTGATAGGAGCTGCCGAAATCCACTTCTGGCATGGTTTCGACCGGTTGCTGAAAGGCCTGGGAGCATATTACGGCAACAACCCCGAATATAAAGTCTATTTCCATCTGATAGGCAAACCGAGCGGCAGGCGGGAAGAGAAAGACATTGCAACACTCATCCGCCGGTACTGCTTGCAGCCGTTCGTCACCCTGTACGGAGCAAAGCATGGCGAGGAGTTGGACGCGCTTTTCAACCGGGCAGACTTTGCCATAGGCAGTCTGGCACGGCATCGCAGCGGCATATACAACATCAAGACCCTGAAAAACAGGGAATATGCGGCGCGTGGGTTCGGCTTCGTCTACTCCGAAACGGACGATGATTTCGACCGCATGCCCTACACGCTGAAAGTGCCCGCCGACGAAAGTCCCGTCAGCATCCCCGCCCTGATAGAGTTCTTCCAGCACATGACCGTGACGCCTCGGGAAATAAGAGATTCCATCCGACACCTTTCTTGGGAAGAACAGATGAAAAAAGTGTATGAACAGATTGTCCGAATAAAAAAGTAA
- a CDS encoding glycosyltransferase family 4 protein — protein sequence MKIAIEAQRIFRPDKHGMDFVALETIRELQKRNDGNEYYIIVAPGKDHCLEESANLSIVEVACPTYPLWEQIALPLAVKRLGADLLHCTSNTAPLCCPVPLVLTLHDIIYLEPRQQRSPSLYQEMGRHYRRLTVPRILKKCRKIITVSHFERNRIREALNIPADRITTIYNGYNRHFRPMDDIDMQTVNRYIPQKDFLFFLGNTDPKKNTARVLKAYSLYLEKSSVRRPLLIADLNETYIDRLLQQENISNRLKRHLFYPGYIHNADLATLYNAAFAFLYPSLRESFGIPLVEAMACGTPIITGNTSSMPEIGGPDILAADPRQPEEIAGAVLRLENEDALYRQQREYGLLRARQFSWKKTADELIQVYQSLDI from the coding sequence ATGAAGATAGCCATAGAAGCCCAACGGATTTTCCGTCCCGACAAGCACGGCATGGATTTCGTAGCACTGGAAACCATCCGCGAATTGCAGAAACGGAACGACGGCAATGAATACTACATTATCGTGGCTCCGGGCAAAGACCATTGCCTGGAAGAATCTGCCAACCTCTCCATTGTGGAAGTGGCGTGTCCCACCTACCCGCTTTGGGAACAGATAGCCCTGCCGCTGGCGGTGAAACGTTTAGGGGCGGACCTGCTGCATTGCACGTCCAACACAGCCCCGCTCTGCTGTCCGGTTCCGCTGGTGCTGACACTCCACGACATCATCTATCTGGAACCCCGCCAACAGCGCAGTCCCTCGCTTTATCAGGAAATGGGCCGGCACTACCGCCGCCTCACCGTACCACGGATTCTGAAGAAATGCCGGAAAATCATTACCGTTTCGCACTTCGAACGCAACCGCATCCGCGAAGCCCTGAACATTCCCGCCGACCGTATCACAACCATTTACAACGGCTACAACAGACATTTCCGTCCGATGGACGACATAGACATGCAGACAGTAAACCGCTACATCCCCCAAAAAGACTTCCTGTTCTTCCTGGGAAACACGGACCCTAAAAAGAATACGGCGCGGGTGCTGAAAGCCTACAGCCTTTATCTGGAAAAATCGTCCGTAAGGCGTCCGCTGCTCATCGCAGACCTCAACGAAACCTATATAGACAGGCTGCTGCAACAGGAAAACATCAGTAACCGCCTGAAACGGCACCTATTCTATCCCGGCTATATCCACAACGCCGACCTCGCCACGCTGTACAATGCAGCATTCGCTTTCCTCTACCCCTCGCTGCGCGAGAGTTTCGGCATCCCTCTGGTGGAAGCTATGGCTTGCGGCACTCCCATCATTACGGGAAACACCTCTTCCATGCCCGAAATAGGCGGTCCGGACATACTTGCCGCAGATCCCCGCCAACCGGAAGAAATAGCCGGTGCAGTGCTGCGTCTCGAAAATGAAGACGCGCTCTATCGGCAGCAACGGGAATACGGACTGCTGCGCGCCCGGCAATTCTCGTGGAAAAAGACAGCCGATGAGCTGATTCAGGTATATCAATCACTCGACATATAA
- a CDS encoding glycosyltransferase family 2 protein: MMSNIFNIFSIDWWMDESNNALQMTDSVLFLLLAIPVAYLFLCALFSLGKYKNPYPAAAVQHRFLVLFTVLRNGKEVIESVNRFLDTQQYPRDKYDVAVAATQLPEEDLVTLLQMPVNIVVPDKEYCTKVYAIQQVMERYAPDEYDLIVIFNSDNHIVPNALSMFNNAYYSGCDSIQAHRIAENLNTSIAVLNATSEEINNNLFRLAHTRMGFSSALIGSAMAFDFAMFHERAPKLKGSDISKAMETVLLEQNIYTEYLAEVVCYSKKEDNADGYQTQRISWIRSQYTSTFFALKYLPLVLLKGEWDYALKLFQWLMPSRFLLIALILLCTAGITLLNWTWAPKWYVLLATLILTFLMALPEGEVSRRLRKAIWALPVLMFTAVFSHIKRFFYKKK; encoded by the coding sequence ATGATGTCCAACATTTTTAACATATTCAGCATAGACTGGTGGATGGATGAGAGCAACAATGCGCTACAAATGACAGATTCCGTCCTATTCCTGCTGCTGGCTATTCCGGTAGCCTACCTGTTTCTCTGCGCACTCTTCTCGCTCGGAAAGTACAAGAACCCTTATCCGGCGGCAGCCGTACAGCACCGTTTCTTAGTGCTTTTTACCGTATTGCGCAACGGGAAAGAAGTAATTGAATCCGTCAACCGCTTTCTGGACACCCAGCAATACCCGCGCGACAAATACGACGTTGCCGTAGCAGCCACCCAACTGCCCGAAGAGGACCTTGTCACCCTGCTGCAAATGCCCGTAAACATCGTAGTGCCCGACAAGGAATACTGCACCAAAGTCTACGCCATCCAGCAGGTTATGGAACGCTACGCTCCCGACGAATACGACCTGATTGTCATCTTCAATTCCGATAACCATATCGTGCCGAACGCCCTCAGCATGTTCAACAACGCCTACTACTCCGGTTGCGATTCCATCCAGGCACACCGCATAGCGGAGAACCTGAATACCAGCATCGCTGTTCTCAATGCCACCAGCGAAGAAATCAACAACAATCTTTTCCGTCTGGCACATACCCGCATGGGCTTTTCCTCGGCTCTCATAGGTTCGGCAATGGCATTCGATTTCGCCATGTTCCATGAACGTGCTCCCAAGCTGAAAGGCTCCGATATAAGCAAGGCGATGGAAACCGTACTGCTGGAACAGAACATCTACACCGAATATCTGGCGGAAGTGGTATGTTACAGCAAGAAAGAAGATAATGCAGACGGCTACCAGACGCAACGCATCAGTTGGATCCGTTCGCAATATACCAGCACATTCTTTGCATTGAAGTATCTCCCGCTGGTATTGCTGAAAGGTGAATGGGACTATGCCCTCAAACTTTTTCAGTGGCTGATGCCTTCCCGTTTCCTGCTTATCGCACTAATTCTGCTATGCACGGCAGGCATCACCCTGCTGAACTGGACCTGGGCTCCCAAGTGGTACGTACTGCTTGCAACGCTTATCCTCACCTTCCTCATGGCACTGCCCGAAGGAGAAGTAAGCCGCCGTCTCCGCAAAGCCATCTGGGCGCTCCCGGTACTTATGTTTACAGCCGTATTCAGCCATATAAAACGGTTCTTCTATAAAAAGAAATAA
- a CDS encoding O-antigen ligase family protein, with amino-acid sequence MSIKRSYISSPALTFAILCIGLGCIVAATLKQNLAIAGLVAALPALLCILIFHLRKPERFLFLLFIFNYFFTPLARYSRQDGLSILSDIIWWSVLLIVIVQTALHYRFPWKQAVNILTIGGAVLAVYCLMEVVNPTASLEAWIYSRGFIYNTFLVSLITVLLATSYKQISRLIFLFSILTLIAILKGLCQKFIGFDAVEYNAMMESGMYKTHLLPQITRYFSIFTDAGNYGSNMGFTCALFGIAGLFSKKSSLKVYYFSISALSLYSMFITGTRGAIVVPLGSLLLFALISKNIKLMSAAAVGGICIYVFFAFTYVGESNYMIRRMRTAFRPNKDASYLVRKQNQKKLAEYLRNRPFGEGIGLGGVEARRFGSRLTTTIPNDSTYVKIWTETGVVGILLYLLIYAGSLLWGCYCIMFKIRNDELRHLLTALACGIFGMMLSAYGNAFFTQFPTGIMMIMFLGILMNGKYIDERLTIEKQQALLTTTKKDSML; translated from the coding sequence ATGAGTATCAAGCGAAGTTACATATCATCTCCCGCCTTAACCTTTGCCATACTCTGCATCGGTTTAGGATGTATCGTCGCAGCTACTTTAAAGCAAAATTTAGCGATAGCAGGACTGGTGGCGGCACTGCCCGCCCTCTTGTGTATTCTGATTTTTCATCTTCGCAAACCGGAACGCTTCCTATTCCTGCTATTCATTTTCAATTATTTCTTCACCCCATTGGCGCGTTACAGCCGGCAGGACGGACTCAGCATACTGTCGGACATCATCTGGTGGAGCGTGCTTCTCATCGTCATCGTCCAGACGGCGCTGCACTACCGTTTTCCCTGGAAACAGGCCGTCAACATTCTCACCATAGGGGGTGCCGTACTGGCGGTGTACTGCCTTATGGAAGTCGTCAACCCCACCGCATCCCTGGAAGCATGGATTTATTCCAGGGGATTCATTTACAATACGTTTCTCGTGTCTCTAATCACGGTGCTGCTGGCAACATCCTATAAACAAATCAGCCGGCTGATATTCCTGTTCTCCATACTTACGCTCATCGCCATACTGAAAGGCCTCTGCCAGAAATTCATCGGTTTCGACGCCGTCGAATACAATGCCATGATGGAAAGCGGCATGTACAAGACGCACTTGCTGCCCCAGATCACCCGCTACTTCTCCATCTTTACCGATGCGGGGAATTACGGTTCCAACATGGGATTCACCTGCGCGCTGTTCGGTATTGCCGGCTTGTTCAGCAAGAAGTCCAGCCTGAAAGTATATTACTTTTCCATCTCCGCACTCTCATTATACTCGATGTTCATTACAGGTACCCGAGGAGCTATCGTAGTGCCCCTGGGCAGTCTGTTGCTTTTTGCGCTTATCAGCAAGAACATCAAACTGATGAGCGCTGCCGCAGTGGGAGGAATTTGCATCTATGTTTTCTTCGCATTTACATACGTGGGAGAAAGCAACTACATGATACGGCGCATGCGCACGGCATTCCGTCCCAATAAAGACGCGTCCTATCTGGTAAGAAAGCAGAACCAGAAAAAGCTGGCGGAGTATCTCAGGAACAGACCGTTCGGCGAGGGGATCGGCCTGGGCGGTGTGGAAGCCCGGAGATTCGGAAGCAGGCTGACAACCACCATTCCCAATGACTCCACCTACGTCAAGATATGGACGGAAACGGGCGTTGTGGGCATTCTCCTTTACCTGCTGATTTATGCGGGCAGCCTGCTATGGGGATGCTACTGCATCATGTTCAAAATAAGGAATGACGAGCTGCGCCACCTGCTCACCGCACTTGCCTGCGGCATATTCGGCATGATGCTCAGCGCCTACGGGAACGCATTCTTCACCCAGTTCCCCACCGGCATTATGATGATTATGTTCCTGGGCATACTGATGAACGGAAAATATATAGACGAACGTCTGACGATTGAAAAACAGCAGGCATTATTAACCACAACTAAAAAAGATTCGATGCTATGA
- a CDS encoding GumC family protein produces MDIIQFIAQFFYRIRYWLLWGGFIVTALVAYFTQFLPFSYTVNSNIYAGVTNVTNIDGSKIENISSTFDNLINIAKSKSTLEKVSLRLLATNLVYGEEWQDNMYIQAKHYRQLLQHTPKEVLALVDRSSLDKTVGNLQAYRQESAANFVYSMFSRPTEFYSFHALEQITVKRLGTSDLISFTYTSPDPGITQNTIKILEDELIKAYEILRFSATNSAIAYFEEQVRLAKTNLNKEEDNLMHYNVEHSVINYDNQSKELAVTKYNLDDREELAQRTYKSAVALRRMLEDKMDIRAKIIRDNTKLLKELEKVTELNQNILEQEIFSTDTELKDNEQLRQNRTDLRNSENRISQISDNLNEYNFTKEGVGIDNMVTEWLMACINEAKTKAELKVLQERRNDILNQYREFAPVGTQVKRKERAIGIAEDTYREQLRGLSEARLRLQNIKMTTANLQIIAPPEFPLTDNGRKRLLYVVAALIGSLIFITFYFLIIELTDRTLRDAERSHRLSGLPVIAAFNGISNLKFRGFLKVCNRRAAAYSCHQLDRYLATGRPTVINLLSMEEREGKSFLAKYFADHWASVGLRTRIVKHDVDFETNDKKYVRAQQLSDFWQLNSAEQIPDIILVEYPSISTASLPLTVLKQADVNLLIANACRLWGKNDDINLKSIKEMLGDTPLSLYLNNADREVVESFTGELPPKTPLHSFVSRLSQLGLTAKKAAVK; encoded by the coding sequence ATGGATATAATACAGTTTATAGCACAATTCTTCTACCGCATCCGTTACTGGCTGTTGTGGGGTGGATTTATTGTCACAGCACTGGTGGCGTACTTCACCCAGTTCCTGCCGTTCAGCTATACTGTAAACAGTAATATCTATGCCGGTGTAACCAATGTTACCAATATTGACGGCAGTAAGATTGAAAACATCAGCAGCACTTTCGACAATCTCATCAACATAGCCAAGTCCAAAAGCACATTGGAGAAGGTCTCTCTCCGCTTGCTTGCCACGAACCTTGTATATGGCGAGGAGTGGCAGGATAATATGTACATCCAGGCAAAGCACTACCGCCAACTCCTGCAGCATACACCCAAAGAAGTGCTGGCTTTGGTAGACCGTTCCTCGTTGGACAAAACCGTCGGGAACCTGCAAGCATACCGTCAGGAAAGTGCCGCCAACTTTGTATACTCCATGTTCAGCCGTCCTACGGAGTTTTACAGTTTCCACGCACTCGAGCAGATAACCGTGAAACGTCTGGGCACAAGTGACCTGATAAGTTTCACCTACACAAGTCCCGACCCGGGTATCACCCAAAACACCATCAAGATTTTAGAGGACGAACTTATCAAAGCATACGAAATACTCCGTTTCAGCGCCACGAACAGTGCCATCGCTTACTTTGAGGAGCAAGTAAGACTTGCCAAAACCAACCTCAACAAAGAAGAAGACAACCTGATGCACTATAATGTAGAGCATTCGGTAATCAACTACGACAATCAGAGTAAAGAGCTGGCGGTAACCAAATACAATTTGGACGACCGTGAGGAACTTGCCCAACGAACCTACAAAAGTGCCGTGGCTCTCCGTCGGATGCTGGAAGATAAAATGGACATCCGCGCCAAGATTATACGCGATAACACGAAGCTGCTCAAAGAACTTGAAAAAGTTACGGAACTGAACCAGAATATCCTGGAGCAGGAAATCTTTTCAACGGATACGGAACTAAAAGACAACGAACAGTTGCGACAGAACAGGACCGATTTGCGAAACTCGGAAAATAGAATCAGCCAGATTTCAGACAACCTCAACGAATACAATTTCACCAAAGAGGGTGTCGGTATCGATAATATGGTAACAGAATGGCTGATGGCATGTATCAACGAGGCAAAGACAAAGGCCGAACTGAAAGTCCTTCAGGAACGCCGGAACGACATCCTGAACCAATATCGGGAATTTGCTCCAGTGGGTACTCAAGTAAAACGTAAGGAGCGTGCCATCGGCATAGCCGAAGACACCTACCGTGAACAGCTCCGCGGACTGTCCGAAGCGCGGCTCCGCCTGCAGAACATAAAAATGACCACTGCCAACCTGCAAATCATCGCTCCACCCGAGTTCCCGCTTACCGACAACGGCCGTAAGCGCCTGCTCTACGTCGTGGCTGCTCTGATTGGCAGTTTGATATTCATTACTTTCTACTTCCTCATCATTGAACTGACAGACCGCACGCTACGGGATGCCGAACGCAGTCACCGCCTTAGCGGCCTGCCCGTCATCGCCGCATTCAACGGTATCAGCAACCTGAAGTTCCGAGGATTCCTGAAAGTATGCAACCGCCGTGCCGCCGCCTATTCCTGCCATCAGCTCGACAGGTATCTGGCAACAGGACGCCCTACCGTCATCAACCTGCTCAGTATGGAAGAGCGGGAAGGTAAAAGTTTTCTGGCCAAATATTTTGCCGACCATTGGGCTTCCGTGGGACTTCGCACCCGTATCGTAAAACACGATGTCGATTTTGAGACCAACGACAAGAAATATGTCCGGGCACAACAACTATCCGATTTCTGGCAACTGAACTCCGCCGAGCAGATACCGGACATCATTCTTGTGGAATACCCGTCCATAAGCACTGCCAGCCTGCCTTTGACCGTACTGAAACAAGCCGATGTCAACCTGCTCATAGCCAACGCCTGCCGTTTATGGGGCAAAAACGATGATATCAACCTGAAATCCATCAAAGAAATGCTGGGTGACACTCCGTTATCGCTTTATCTCAACAATGCCGACCGTGAAGTCGTGGAATCGTTCACCGGCGAATTACCGCCCAAGACACCTCTCCACAGCTTCGTCAGCCGATTGTCCCAACTGGGACTGACCGCTAAAAAAGCTGCTGTAAAATGA